Sequence from the Sphingobacteriaceae bacterium GW460-11-11-14-LB5 genome:
CATAAAAAAAATAAAGTCGATTTTTGGTATGTAAATACCATTGTAATACCTGAAGTTTATCCCATTGCTAAGAAATTGGGGGTGAAGATTATTACGCATGCACACGAATTGCCACTGGCATATAATTTTGTTTCTTATACCGGTTTAGAAACAATTGTTTCATCATCAGCAGCGCTGATCGGCTGTTCTGAAGCAGTGTGCGATAAGATTAGCGGTATGGGCCGACCTGATGTGAAGTTGTTATATGGCTTTATCGATATTAATAAAATAATCTGTACTAAATCAGCAGCGGAAGTAAAGGCGAATACTGGATTTGCTAAAGACGATTTTGTTTGGGCAATTTCCGGTAAAACTTCGTTAATAAAAGGGGTAGATTTTTTAGTTTCGCTGCTTAAAGACTTGCCTGGGAATATTAAAATTATCTGGATTGGAGGCGAGGAAGATACAGGAATTTATTATTATACCAAGAAGACGGTTGAGCATAAATTTCCTGGGCGGGTTAAATTTTTAGGGGCACAAAGTGATGAGTACTACAACTATCTTAACTCCGCTGATGCTTTCTTATTATTGTCTAGAGAAGATTCATTCCCCTTGGTAATGCTAGAGGCCGCTGCATTGGGGAAACCAATTGTAGGCTTCAATTCGGGTGGGATTAGTGAGTTTGTGAAGGGCGGCACAGGCATAGTTGTAGACTCTTGGAGGACAAAAGATCTGGCTACTGCAATGATGGAAGTCAAAAATAACCCAGAAAGGTTTAATGTAGACGAAATTAAGATTCAAGCAGCCCGTTATGAAGTAAAAAAGCAAGTTTCAATACTGGAAAATATATTGGAAAGCATAAACTGATTTTATAAATCGTTTTCTTACTCTTTTACATCATTGGGGTTTTATTAGTTATTAAGATTCGAGCCCGTCTTTTAATGCCTGTAAATAGTGGTGGCCATATTTTTGATCTGGCTCTAAATGGCATCCTTCTGCCCATTCGTTCCAGGCGTTTACAAACATTAGTCGCTCTTCTCCTTGAAAATTCTCTTTGGTGTATGCCGCGGTTTTTGCAACCCATTCCTTAAATTTTTCTGGGCTTGAGTTCACAAATACAGTGGCATCTTTAGCCCTTCGAGCAGAGTTGTCCCAGCTAGGGAAAACGGATCGGAAGTATTTATAATTTTTAGGCTCCTTTTTGGCCATTTTCTCAACCATTTCCTCGTAGTCGAATACTTTATTCGCCAGTAACCCACTTTGTTTTAAGGAGCTGTTGTGTAAGATCTTTCTGAATAAATGACTAAGTGGTTGTTTTTTGCTGTATTTCTGAAGCTCGATCGAAAAATCTGGAGCAAACTCCATGCTCGCATCGAAATCATGGTATTTAGGATCAAAATCTCTTTTAAAGTTTTCAACCCTAATGAGATAAATGTCATCAAATCCAGCTTTTTTAGCTTCCTCCCGCCAAATCTTTACAGCCTCGTTGATGTTTGGATGGAGCTCAGATCTGTACATTAAATAAACAGGTTTTCCATCTATTTTTATGTATCTTTCATCCTTAAAAAAGGGCATCAGATATCGGATGTGATCAAGATCATCATTTAAATCATACTCTTGCTTAATTAAAACATCAGCTTCTAGTCCATCCCATCGCCTCGTCCAGTTTTCATTGGCCCAGCATAAGCAGAAAGGGAAATCGGGTTTACTAGATTTTAACATTTGCTCTATCGGTGTCTCCATTAAAAGTTTTCCATTAAACCAATAGTGATAGAAACAAAAGCCATAAATGCCATATTCTTTGGCAAGGGTAGCTTGCTCAACCATAGTATCTAATAATCTCAGGTCGTAAAAACCCAAATCTGCTGGTAGATGTGGCTGA
This genomic interval carries:
- a CDS encoding glycosyl hydrolase, encoding MHNSNSKNELKAIALYLPQFHPFKENDNWWGKGFTEWTNVTKSRPKFKGHYQPHLPADLGFYDLRLLDTMVEQATLAKEYGIYGFCFYHYWFNGKLLMETPIEQMLKSSKPDFPFCLCWANENWTRRWDGLEADVLIKQEYDLNDDLDHIRYLMPFFKDERYIKIDGKPVYLMYRSELHPNINEAVKIWREEAKKAGFDDIYLIRVENFKRDFDPKYHDFDASMEFAPDFSIELQKYSKKQPLSHLFRKILHNSSLKQSGLLANKVFDYEEMVEKMAKKEPKNYKYFRSVFPSWDNSARRAKDATVFVNSSPEKFKEWVAKTAAYTKENFQGEERLMFVNAWNEWAEGCHLEPDQKYGHHYLQALKDGLES